One Balaenoptera acutorostrata chromosome 5, mBalAcu1.1, whole genome shotgun sequence genomic window, TCTGCTAGTGATGCTTTTCCTCCCTCAGAGGTGGTCATATTTTCTGGCACACGTGGAGTCTGGCTTTGGAGGAGTAGGTGGCATCTTTCCATACTTTACAAGACAGGCCTTTTGCGCAGTCACACCGCTGGAAGATTTCCAGCCCGTGAGAGCCCTTCTTGCGCTGCTTGGTACAGACTTCTCCCTGATGGAGCACCGGTTTGCAGATTTTGGTCCAGAAGTGACGAGCACAGCAAAACCCTTCAGTGCAGTCTGATGATCGTAGACAGGGGTCTCCTTCATGCCCTACGGAGAGGATGACCAAAAGATTTTACCATGacactttagaaaaaaatcttctCTTTACTTTGGCATGGTGTGCTTTTAGatatttctctgttctttttttgtttactaGGTGAGTGAAAATAAGTAAACAGAATTGCttccaaattaattaatttggtacCTTCTTGGAAAGAGTAAACAAACTCTGATTCAAGGAGAAGGCTGTAATTGTCTGGGACTCCTAAAGACCATGTATCAGTTAAAATCTAGCCAGGAACACAGAATCTCTGAGTATTCAAAAGAGAAGATATTTAATGCAGAGAACTGGTCACATAGGTAGTGAGTGGCAGGGCTAAGAAGTCCCAGAGGATGGTGAAGCAACACAACAGGAAGCCACTACCACATTTAGTCTGGAGGATCCAAAGGAGCCGGTGGTATCTGAGTGGGGCAAGGGCAGGAACTGGAATTCCAACAGGCCCACCTGGCAGGAGCTGAGGCCCCAAAGAGGTACAGCTCTGCCAGAAACAcaacctgaggcagagagaaTCTGTTGGCTTTTCCCTTCCTCTACCTCTCAGTCTCACCACAGCCAAACCCACGTTGTCGGAAGCCATCTGACGGGGATCCCAGGAAATGAAATCTATAAAAAGCTGAGATACAGAGTGGAGCAGAGCAAGGGCAGATAGCCCCAGGGTCAACCAAGAACCCATCATAAAAATGACGTAGGAACACAAATCTGGGTATTTAATTCAGAAAAACAATCAAGTCAGCAAAGAACACCCACACGTCACAGCTGGGTTGATGTGTAATCTTTATAAAAAAGTACTAGTCAACAAGCTTCTTTGTGACCTGCCAGATTGTAAATACTTTAAACTTTTTAGGCCATGTGATCTGTGTCACAGCTCCTCATCCTGCTGTTGTATCATAAAAACCGCCACAGATAATGCCTAAGTGAATGGGCAAGTCTGTGTTACAATAAAagattatttacaaaaatggcGGCAGGACAGACTTGGCTCACAGGCCATAATGTGCCAAGTCTGTTCTAAAAGGTTAGCTGTCATCCCAGATGTCACCAGCTCCACTGTGTGATGTGGATGCAACTCACTAGCTGAGCTGTATAAGATTCATCACTGGCTGCCATCAGAAAACTCCACATATAATtagataaaaacaataaatttgaaaCTGTACTGTGACATAGATATCTGTCAGAATAAAGAAGGATACTCACGTACTAACAAATGCATGTGAATTTGGTGGACTAGAAATAGGAGATGTGGGTAAAGCACTTAGGCCTTCAGGGAGTGTAGACAAGGGATAATTGAAGAGGAATTGTCAGTCTCTTTAGCCCTATTGATTTGACCATTAATATTCCAGGTTGGACTAATAGGTCAGATATTCTCTAGGATACTAGCTCTGCAGAAGGTGAAAATGTGGGGAAATGGTTTTGTGGTCAAGTAAGCCAGGGAAATACAATGTTTAAAAAAGTTAACCAGTTTTCCTCATTGCTGGAATTCAATATATCAATGTTTATTATAAAGTTCCAGAAATGGGGAGATATCTTATTACAAAACTCTTGAACACAGGGCTCTTTCATTCACAGAACGTCTTGAAAGAATAGTGCTCCACAGAATACACTTGCaaaaacttcctttaaaaatatacgtatttcaaaacaaaaaaatataggtatttctatttttcaaaattttactatTAGTAACTGGGTTcaataatttcatacttttaaattttactattaGTGATTAGGCTTCCCAAATATTTTGACACAAGGAAGGGCATTTTATGGGCATATGTAATCTCAATTATTTTTGGTAAATTGGTTTATGCGCAGCATATTATCTGGTTGTTAAGTGAAATACAATTTTTGAATCTGCAAAGATGAGAAAAAGACTCTAAATCTTAGTGATTTAATCATATGGCAGCAaccattttcccatttattttttggaatgcTTTATGCTTGAATATGGAAGAGAAATGCTTGTATAAAAGATGTATTCTAAACATCCTGTAAAAAGGCAGGACTGTTTAGAAAATGGCATGGTTAATTAGGGGTACTGTAATTCTTGTAATATGTATTTTCTAACAATTTAAGATCTCTAAGAAACCTCTAGCATCctcaaaattaagaattaagaaaTTCAGTTAAAATCTTGCTATTAAAGTAACTtcccaatatttttttcaaattgcaCACAAAACCAATGGAATTAATTAtcgatatttttcttttacttcattataaaataagaaaaagtaaacatAGAGCTACAGATATCCCTACCTTTTATATGTGACATCTTAGTGTGTGTTCTTCCTAGATTCTGCCATCCCAAGTCGTGGTTTGAGTAGTGACCGTGGTTTCCATCTCTGTGCCGAGTGCCGTCCAGAGCTGGGATGTGAGCAGTTAAGATGCTCTCAGTGACGGGGATACAGATGCCTGGAGATGGTCAGGTAATCAGTTAGACTTATTCAGTTCTCTAAAGTGTGATTCTTATCCAAGTATTCTCCCGATGTGAGGTATGAAGccatttatctatcatctatctattcatttatttacatatttgtcCAGACTGAGAATTGAATAGTTTGGTCCTGAGCCAGGCTTTCTTGATTTGAATCTTGCCACCCTCAAGAccaagtgaccttgggcaaacatAAGGATGAAAACAGAATTCATTTCACTAAATTACTGTGAAtacatgtgaagtgcttagaatagtgacATAGTAAAGTATTAAATTATGATTGGCTCTTAATACCTTAAAATTGTCTAATCAGACATCTGATCAGAAAAAGATCAAGGTTCCTTTTTCAGTCAACAGTATAATCCTTGTCTACACTGTAAACGCCTCTAATGGTACGAGGTCTTCTTGCCTTCACCTCTTCTTGTCCAGGGCACTTCCAATTGGACTGTGCCCAGAGGTCAGGAGTAAGTATATGAGCCTGATTATGTTGTTTTGTATGACTGAGTGTATGTTTCTGATCACCTTCTGCAATTATTTAATGGTTTTACCATGTGTTGTTGGTGGTTCTTCATTTTATCATTAATGCTGAACTGTCTGCCTCTAAGCTCATTGAGATTGGGTGAAGGCCAGGGAATAGACTCCTGTGTCTCCTTTCGGAGGAACCAATCACTCCATCAGCATTTGTGCATGCCACGGGGTAGGGCCTTCAAAAGAGGACACCTTGAGTATGAgagtaaaagtatgaaactagtatggaaatggaaaacagattcaCAAGTGTATTGCTAAATCATAGCATGTTCCTTTCTTTGGTTCCTTTGCACATATTTGCTTAAGTGTTCAGTGGAATAGAACATCTAGCATTTTATGCAGCATTTCAATACGGCAAATCCTAGATCAGCATAGATTATAAATTATAGGAGATGATCAGAGCCCAGGAAAACTAAGATTTGAGAGGGAATCCAGGTAATCTTATACATATCTAAACCCTGATCCCATTCTTGCCTATTTTGAAAGGCTCCTTACATTTCAGGAGTCTGACTAAGGGGAAGGCAGCCTAACTTGGTAGCCAGGCCTCCTACATGAAAGGAAAGAGGCCCTTCAACACTGAGCGAGACCTTTACCATTATTGCAGCGGGTGCCAGGACAACACATGCCATCTCTATGGCAGCGCTTCTTTTTCCTTCGACACACCATGCAGGCCGAAGATCcttggtggggactgtggcagtATCTCCCAACTTCACATTCCTTATCACTGCTACAAGGGTAGGCCTGTCATGAAGTGGAACAACACCACCAAAAGCAAAGATTAGATCTTGTAACAAAAAGTTACTGCACCAAATCATGATGGAAAATCAATCACAATATATCCCTCCTCAAAGGAAATATACCATTGCAATAATGTGCTCAGCAGAGATACTACGTAGTAACAGTTACTTAATTGaggactttataaatatttactgttgaTGGTGATGAAGATAAAGTTGACActattcatatattttcattGACACAAATTAGGGGTTAGGATTTAGACTTTATGTTGATTAGTAGAGCCCTAAAGGGTGACTCTGGGAGCTCAAAACCAGTTCTAAATGTTATATTGCCACTATTTAAGGTGTAAATGAAACAGCCTAGCCACTCCATTTTTTATCCACTAAACTAGGATGAGGAGAAGGTTAAATAAAGCAACAAAGGGCTGTGGTAGCAGCTAAAACACATCTCCTGCCCAATTATGGAACAGATAGAGGAGCAAAGAGGGGAGACGCTTCTAAGAAGAGTTGGAAGCAATGAACCTTGTGGCACAAAGAAATCAAGGAGCAGCATCTTCATTCCAAACTCAGTGGTGAGCAGCAGCAGAGCTCTGAGTGGTCAGAGACGCTGAACTCCAATTATTGATACAGcatcatgttctcaggaaacaagaaagcaGGCTCTTAACATGCAAAAACAGCCCTATGGTTTACTGTACCTTCAACTTATACAGAAAGGACTTCTGTTCCTACGTTTCTCTACCAAGTTGTATGTTCAGAAGGCTACTTAAGCAGTGTC contains:
- the DKK2 gene encoding dickkopf-related protein 2 isoform X2, which produces MATLMRGKDSSRCLLLLAAVLMVESSQFGSSRAKLNSIKSSLGGETPAQAANRSAGTYQGLAFGGSKKGKNLGQAYPCSSDKECEVGRYCHSPHQGSSACMVCRRKKKRCHRDGMCCPGTRCNNGICIPVTESILTAHIPALDGTRHRDGNHGHYSNHDLGWQNLGRTHTKMSHIKGHEGDPCLRSSDCTEGFCCARHFWTKICKPVLHQGEVCTKQRKKGSHGLEIFQRCDCAKGLSCKVWKDATYSSKARLHVCQKI
- the DKK2 gene encoding dickkopf-related protein 2 isoform X1, producing MATLMRGKDSSRCLLLLAAVLMVESSQFGSSRAKLNSIKSSLGGETPAQAANRSAGTYQGLAFGGSKKGKNLGQVGKYPQCTLQPGEAYPCSSDKECEVGRYCHSPHQGSSACMVCRRKKKRCHRDGMCCPGTRCNNGICIPVTESILTAHIPALDGTRHRDGNHGHYSNHDLGWQNLGRTHTKMSHIKGHEGDPCLRSSDCTEGFCCARHFWTKICKPVLHQGEVCTKQRKKGSHGLEIFQRCDCAKGLSCKVWKDATYSSKARLHVCQKI